ATGTTACAAAAAAGGAAGGCTAACGAAGTAACGAGAGAAAACATTGGGCCTTAATATTAGTAACATATACAATGGGCTGAAGTAAGTATTAGCCTCTGTTGAACCCATGTTAAAAACTCAGGAGAAACTTTGGTAGTGAACACGACGACGTATCGAAAGTGAGTGTGTGTTGTTCTGCAGATCAAAGCCCTTGATTTCGCCATAGCAGTCATTTTATATCGAATCGAGAAGAAGAAGGACGACCCCGATCTGAGAAATTCGCCGGAGCTACTTTTATTCTTCGATCAATGGCAATGGCTGTATTCCGTCGCGAAGGGAGGCGTCTCCTCCCTTCAATCGCCGCTCGCCCAATTGCTCCCATCCGATCTCCTCTCTCTTCTGACCAGTGAGATATCTTCCCTCCTTTCCTTCTTCTCCTCGTCTCTATTGATACTCGTTAGAATACCAAAATCGCTTCGTTTGATTTGACTCTTTGATGTTTGATGTGTGCTCATTAGGGTTAGCATTTTGTATTTTCCAATTTACGAGAAATAATCGAATTATTCACTTTGCTTATTGGAGGTTCTACCAAATGTTCTGTTTAAAGCAAGCAAAGCTCATATCTTTTGAATCTGTCGCAGTATTAATTCAGTTTTCCTTGTGGGAGAAAGTAAAGTTGTTTGCTTTTTTGGCGTTTCATTGATACAAATTTACTTTTGTGTGCTCGTGATAATGaatgatgaggaggaggatTAACCTCCATTTGTTTTGTAGGGAGGAAGGACCTCTTGGAGTTCGTTCTATCTCAACTCAAGTTGGTAAGTCTCTCAGTTCACCATTCGAAATTGCTTTTAGCTAAGTTACGAGTGTGTTATGTTCTACTTCTAATATCCCATGTATCGTTTTAATTGTTGTCTACTCTCTGTCAGTGCGTAACCGCATGAAGAGTGTGAAGAACATCCAAAAGATCACAAAGGCCATGAAGATGGTTGCTGCTTCTAAGCTTAGAGCTGTTCAAGGACGAGCTGAGAACTCCCGTGGGCTTTGGCAGCCTTTTACTGCTCTTCTTGGAGATAATCCCAGTATGCTCCGAGTAGTTTATATTATTCAATTTTTACTAGTGTTGATGATGACGAACAGTCTTATACTCTTAACTCTCCTCTTAGATATCCAACTCTTGCTATATCTATATTCTTTGGTTCTGTGTTGATTCCTAGCGTTTACTTGATGGGAAAAAACAGGCATTGATGTGAAGAAGAGTGTGGTGGTCACTCTCTCTTCTGACAAGGGTCTCTGTGGTGGAATTAACTCCACTGTTGTTAAAGTGAGCAGGGCTCTGTACAAATTGAATGCTGGTATGTTTTGATAGCATTATCGATGGTTTCATGGTTTTGTTTACCTTAATTACCATACCTGATTTGATTCTTTTTCAGGTCCTGAAAAGGACGTGAAGTTTGTTATTGTCGGAGAGAAAGCAAAGGCTATAATGTTCCGTGACTCCAAGAACGACATTTCCCTTACTGTTACAGAGCTGAATAAGAATCCACTCAATTATGCTCAGGTTGGTCATAGTTATTGATAGTTAGGAGCATTACTTGCTCTCCTCAGTTCCTTCAGCCTCGAGCTATGTAGTCTTTACTTTAATGTTTCTTACGTTTACTTGCTGCATCAGGTCTCAGTTTTAGCTGATGACATCCTGAAGAACGTTGAGTTCGATGCTTTGCGCATTGTTTACAACAAGTTCCATTCCGTTGTCGCATTTCTACCGACTGTGGCCACTGTTTTGTCACCTGAGGTAAGTCACAAGTGTCAAATGTCTCAAGACTACAATTAGTGCTTAGTTTCACTTTCTGCTTTTACtataaacttattatatatttatttgtgtttctacgTTGATAGATTATTGAGAAGGAGTCTGAAGTTGGAGGAAAACTCGGTGAGCTCGACTCATACGAGATTGAAGGTGGTGAAACAAAGGGTGAAATTCTGCAGAATCTGGCCGAGTTTCAGTTCTCTTGTGTAAGTAACCAAGAACATATAAACTTGAGTTATGGTGTTTAAACATATAAGGATTAGTTTCAGTGGTTTTCATAAACTTTTGTTTTAGGTAATGTTCAATGCGGTGCTGGAGAATGCATGTAGTGAGATGGGAGCTAGGATGTCTGCTATGGACAGCTCAAGCAGAAACGCAGGAGAAATGCTTGACCGTCTCACCCTCACTTACAACAGGACTCGTCAAGCTTCTATCACAACAGAGCTTATCGAGATTATCTCTggagcttctgcacttgaagcCGCTAAATAAGCACATCCTTGTTTGCGTTAACTTGGCTTTTGATATATTATTCATCCACCGTGGAGGAGACACTGTGTTTTGAACTCTTTAAGGGCCACTGAATCAATTTCCTTTGCTGGCTTCTTGTTGAGGCAACCAGTCTTTGCTCAaagatttttttcataataaatatCCCTGTAATTTCCAGCAGGATTATGAATAATTGCATTCACATTTTGTTCTGGATTCAGATACTCTTTCCCAAGAAT
The window above is part of the Brassica napus cultivar Da-Ae chromosome C3, Da-Ae, whole genome shotgun sequence genome. Proteins encoded here:
- the LOC106388002 gene encoding ATP synthase subunit gamma, mitochondrial, whose translation is MAMAVFRREGRRLLPSIAARPIAPIRSPLSSDQEEGPLGVRSISTQVVRNRMKSVKNIQKITKAMKMVAASKLRAVQGRAENSRGLWQPFTALLGDNPSIDVKKSVVVTLSSDKGLCGGINSTVVKVSRALYKLNAGPEKDVKFVIVGEKAKAIMFRDSKNDISLTVTELNKNPLNYAQVSVLADDILKNVEFDALRIVYNKFHSVVAFLPTVATVLSPEIIEKESEVGGKLGELDSYEIEGGETKGEILQNLAEFQFSCVMFNAVLENACSEMGARMSAMDSSSRNAGEMLDRLTLTYNRTRQASITTELIEIISGASALEAAK